AAATAAACAGTGATCAAGAAGGAAGGTGGTGCACTTCAGTCAGTGGGGTTCTCAAAATCCTAGGTCCTCTCATTGGAAGGTAGAAATGCacaattatattgttttaatatatgtaaaatatatgtaagcaaataatgaataatagcaataataataaaatttcggTCACAATAGCATATAAGTATTTTGTAATTCAAAATGCATAAAAGATTATAGTTATTTCaagatttttcaaaaaacaGATACTTCTTGATGACATTTTAATGAGATAAATCTGACATTAACTGGAAGAAGCAGGTAATGCAAAGGCATTACCTGCAGACCAGCAAAGCATGAAACTTTGCATATGACTAACAAATTACCCACAAATCAGCTAATAATGGGAACCAAGGATAGTTGCAGGTACAGAAGCCAGCCCAGATATAATTCACTCAGAAACAGAGACTTCCAAATCACACAAGGCAGCACATCCCCAGCAGCCATCTAGTTGCTCAAGATTGCAGGCAGAGCTTCAATTTACActgcagcagcagcagcaatgGTTTGAAGAACCCACTGAATAATATTTTCTGGATTTACAAAATTCCACTTCCTAGTTTTTTTCCCCATTTCTCTGCTGGCACTTTATTCTGTGACCTACCTTGCATTTTAGAGGATAAATCTTGCTACCACATGGACCAGGCAAAATATTTCTGCATCCCTGAAACTTTCCAGCTTGCTAAAACAGCCATGTTTCAGATATAACACATGGCGGCTAAGAGATGATTTGGGTTTTGTTTCTTCCTCAATCTTAAATGGGCTaggtaaaacaataaatttattagggGAAGGCTTTAAATCTACTGTATGTTGTGAACCTTTTATTCTTTTACTGGTTGAAATTAACTGACTTGCTCAAAGCCCAAAATTTATTCCATTAGCATTGGTAATGACAATGATGGCAAAACTTATATTGGTATAGTTGTTTGCATTTTGCCTACTTGTTGTGCCTTTTTTACTTCATGAGATCAAGTTTTGGAGGTTATATTACAATATCTGAGGTCTGTAACAGTTTTgttaaagcaaaaataatttGCTTTCAGCCTATGGAGATTCCAAATATGGAAATAAACAGAGCTTAGTTGTTCTGCCAAAGAAGGTTGATCTTCATCATTTTTGGTCCTGAGCCAGTGATTTGATAGCTGTCACAGAACAGTTCTATATTgaatgtatatattattatatctatTTCAGATGGTTTTGTTGACGAGGCtggttgaatttttaaaaatgtgtttctttCATTAAATGTTGTAGTGATATTTAGTGACGCTAATTATGTCTGGTTGTACTAGTAGACTAGAAACTGGTAAGTATCATCTTTTAACCTCTATTTGGTGTTAACAAGTACTTGAAAACATGACATGTGGTGAATGTTTTGGCTTTACTTGTTTGTTTATTCTTATAATGTCTCATGGGTTTGATATTCTCCACAGGTGGACTATTCATGCACTCCTGAAGAAGTGCAACAGCATTTTCAGTCTTGTGGAACAGTAAACAGAGTCACCATTCGAACTGATAAGTTTGGCCAACCCAAGGGTTATGCTTATGTTGAGTTCCTTGAGGTGGAGGCTGTTCAGGAGGCCCTTTCCTTGAATGAATCTGAACTTCATGGACGCCAATTAAAGGTTAGAGAGCTAGAAGGTATTGCTGTTGAAAAGACTGCTTCCCCTTTCTAATCATTTCTTCTCATTTGAGCATTTGTCAGGTGACAGCTAAAAGGACCAATATACCAGGGATGAAACAGTATCGTTCTCGCCAGTCGAATCCTTACGCGGGAGGCTTTCGAGGCAGAACCCCATATGCACCTCCCTTTATCTATTCTCCATATGGATATGGGTACACTACAATCTATCATCCCTTTCAAATCTTTTTATCTTGCAACAGGAAAATTAACAGCACCTGTCTGTGAATTGCAGAAAGGTCCCAAGGTTCAGAA
This portion of the Vigna unguiculata cultivar IT97K-499-35 chromosome 6, ASM411807v1, whole genome shotgun sequence genome encodes:
- the LOC114188700 gene encoding polyadenylate-binding protein 2-like is translated as MENDDDVDMHAADANEELDDMKKRLKEMEDEAAALREMQAKVEKEMGSVQDPATASASQANREEIDARSVFVGNVDYSCTPEEVQQHFQSCGTVNRVTIRTDKFGQPKGYAYVEFLEVEAVQEALSLNESELHGRQLKVTAKRTNIPGMKQYRSRQSNPYAGGFRGRTPYAPPFIYSPYGYGKVPRFRMAMRYSPYY